The following DNA comes from bacterium.
TGGATGACCTGGCCGCGCTGGATGCGGTGGTGCTGGGGGTGAGCCCGGACAGCCCGGCCTCGCACGGGAAGTTCGCAGCCAAGCACGGTCTGAAGGTGCGCCTGCTCAGCGACCCGGAGCATCGGGTGCTGGAGCAATATGGCGCCTGGCAGGAGAAAAGCAATTATGGAAAGAAATACATGGGAGTTCAGCGCAGCACGTTCCTGATCGACCCGCAGGGCAGGGTGGCGTTCGACTGGCCCAAGGTCAGCGTGAAAGGGCATGTGGAGGAAGTGCGGGCCAAGCTGGCCGAGCTGCGGGGCTGATCCGGACCTGAAAAAATGGCTCTGTCATAGGAGAATATCGTAGGGGCGGCCCCCTGTGGCCGCCCGGCAGGGTTGGGCAGGCACGGGGGCCTGCCCCTACGGGTGATGGGATTGTCGGAGATCGCAGGGGGCGGGTTTCAAACCCGCCCCTTTCTTTTTGTGAACTCTCACAGCCCGGCCGGGAGGTGCTCGCGCCGGACGAGGTTGTTCGAGACCGCGTTGTCGCCCAGGGCATCGCCGGCCAGGCCACCCTTGGGGTGGCCGGTCAGGAGGTTGCCCTCGATCACGTTGTCGCGGCTTGAGCCTGTGACCAGGATGCCCCAGGCCTGGGTCTTGGCGCTGTCGGGCTGGAAATCGAGGCAACGGTTGCCGCTGATCACGCTGCTCACGAAATCCTCGACCAGGATCCCCGGGTAGCGCCCCGGCTCGCTCTGGGAGTTGTTCTGGCAGACATTGTTCGCAACTATGTTATGGCCGCCCCGGATGCACTCGATA
Coding sequences within:
- the bcp gene encoding thioredoxin-dependent thiol peroxidase, which gives rise to MVKAGDRAPDFSLPDQAESTARLGDYRGKWVVLYFYPKDDTPGCTTEACEFTSALDDLAALDAVVLGVSPDSPASHGKFAAKHGLKVRLLSDPEHRVLEQYGAWQEKSNYGKKYMGVQRSTFLIDPQGRVAFDWPKVSVKGHVEEVRAKLAELRG
- a CDS encoding right-handed parallel beta-helix repeat-containing protein, with the translated sequence VRHSTMRGNRFHDNGWNGIGGLGEGGEGGDRYNVVSDNFCWNNARCGIECIRGGHNIVANNVCQNNSQSEPGRYPGILVEDFVSSVISGNRCLDFQPDSAKTQAWGILVTGSSRDNVIEGNLLTGHPKGGLAGDALGDNAVSNNLVRREHLPAGL